The proteins below are encoded in one region of Microbispora sp. NBC_01189:
- a CDS encoding Xaa-Pro peptidase family protein, whose translation MTTTSPDASDLYPTTRPAAVREAAGRAGLDALLLTPGPDLRYVTGYDAMPLERLTCLVVPVSGEPFLMVPRLELPAAEHSPASRLSVEFVAWDETDDPFAEVARRLGPVARVGLADRMWALQSLRFRAAMPGAEQTLAGDVLRELRMRKSPAEKAALAAAGAAIDAVHALVPGLLKAGRTEREVGRDIAEAIVGAGHARVDFVIVGSGPNGASPHAELTDRVIRPGEPIVVDIGGTMPSGYCSDSTRVYCVDEPPADFAAYYEVLRAAQEAACAHVRPGVTCESVDAAAREVIAEAGYGEYFVHRTGHGIGLETHEEPYIVAGNTEEMRPGFAFSVEPGIYLPGRHGARIEDIVVCGETAGERLNGSTRELVVV comes from the coding sequence GTGACAACGACGTCCCCGGATGCCTCCGACCTGTATCCCACGACCCGTCCCGCCGCCGTGCGCGAGGCCGCCGGCCGCGCCGGTCTCGACGCGCTGCTGCTGACGCCCGGCCCGGACCTCCGCTACGTCACCGGCTACGACGCGATGCCGCTCGAACGGCTGACCTGTCTCGTCGTGCCGGTGTCCGGCGAGCCGTTCCTGATGGTGCCGCGCCTCGAACTGCCGGCCGCGGAGCACTCGCCCGCCTCCCGGCTCAGCGTCGAGTTCGTCGCCTGGGACGAGACCGACGATCCCTTCGCCGAGGTGGCCCGCCGCCTGGGCCCGGTCGCCCGGGTCGGGCTCGCCGACCGCATGTGGGCGCTGCAGTCCCTGCGGTTCCGCGCGGCGATGCCCGGCGCGGAGCAGACACTGGCCGGTGACGTGCTGCGCGAGCTGCGGATGCGCAAGTCGCCCGCCGAGAAGGCGGCGCTCGCGGCGGCGGGAGCGGCCATCGACGCCGTGCACGCCCTCGTCCCCGGGCTGCTCAAGGCGGGCCGCACGGAGCGCGAGGTCGGCCGGGACATCGCGGAGGCGATCGTCGGGGCGGGGCACGCCCGGGTCGACTTCGTGATCGTGGGCTCCGGCCCGAACGGCGCGAGCCCGCACGCCGAGCTGACCGACCGGGTGATCCGGCCGGGCGAGCCGATCGTCGTGGACATCGGCGGCACGATGCCGAGCGGCTACTGCTCCGACTCCACCCGGGTGTACTGCGTCGACGAGCCACCGGCCGACTTCGCGGCGTACTACGAGGTGCTCAGGGCGGCCCAGGAGGCCGCCTGCGCCCACGTGCGGCCCGGGGTGACCTGCGAGTCCGTGGACGCCGCCGCCCGCGAGGTGATCGCCGAGGCGGGGTACGGCGAGTACTTCGTCCACCGCACCGGCCACGGCATCGGCCTGGAGACCCACGAGGAGCCGTACATCGTGGCGGGCAACACCGAGGAGATGCGGCCGGGGTTCGCGTTCTCCGTCGAGCCCGGCATCTACCTGCCGGGGCGTCACGGCGCCCGGATCGAGGACATCGTCGTCTGCGGCGAGACGGCGGGCGAGCGCCTGAACGGCTCCACCAGGGAGCTCGTCGTCGTGTGA
- a CDS encoding PP2C family protein-serine/threonine phosphatase: protein MVGVVGGAKPALPPADGPDVAPVAAPVGGRRWAELVVGESRRQALEARERAAEERREERREERRVTLALREAILPEPGASIELPYARIAVRYVPAGRESSLGGDWYDAAPLPDGRMFLAVGDVSGHGLPAIAEMAQLRHALLGLSMTGASPGLLLSWLNALVLTRLDDTTATAVCGHFDPASRLFTWAQAGHPAPILVRRGGVRQLGAPRGVVLGATSSLPYGVADVRLEPGDLLLMFTDGLVERRSRDIEAGVSLVMRAAASTGATGADLDASLDRLLEAIGGPNPEDDTCLLAVAVTGDGPRTA, encoded by the coding sequence ATGGTCGGCGTAGTGGGCGGCGCGAAGCCCGCCCTTCCCCCCGCGGACGGCCCGGACGTGGCTCCCGTCGCCGCCCCCGTCGGCGGACGGCGGTGGGCGGAGCTGGTGGTGGGCGAGTCCAGGCGGCAGGCACTGGAGGCACGTGAGCGCGCCGCCGAGGAGCGGCGCGAGGAGCGGCGCGAGGAAAGGCGCGTCACGCTGGCGCTGCGGGAGGCGATCCTGCCCGAGCCCGGCGCCTCGATCGAGCTTCCGTACGCCCGGATCGCGGTCCGGTATGTCCCGGCCGGCCGGGAGTCGAGCCTCGGGGGTGACTGGTACGACGCGGCCCCCCTCCCCGACGGGCGCATGTTCCTCGCCGTCGGCGACGTGTCGGGCCACGGCCTGCCCGCGATCGCGGAGATGGCGCAACTGCGGCACGCCCTGCTCGGCCTGAGCATGACCGGGGCCTCCCCCGGCCTGCTGCTGTCGTGGCTGAACGCCCTGGTGCTCACGCGCCTGGACGACACGACCGCCACGGCGGTGTGCGGCCACTTCGACCCGGCGTCCCGCCTTTTCACGTGGGCACAGGCGGGGCATCCCGCTCCGATCCTGGTGCGCCGCGGGGGCGTGCGCCAGCTCGGGGCGCCCCGGGGAGTCGTGCTCGGGGCGACGTCGAGCCTGCCGTACGGAGTGGCCGACGTCCGCCTCGAGCCCGGCGATCTACTGCTGATGTTCACCGACGGGCTGGTAGAGCGCCGGTCGCGCGACATCGAGGCCGGGGTGTCGCTCGTCATGCGGGCGGCCGCCTCGACCGGCGCGACCGGAGCCGACCTCGACGCGAGCCTCGACCGCCTGCTGGAGGCGATCGGCGGCCCCAACCCCGAGGACGACACCTGCCTGCTGGCGGTGGCGGTGACCGGAGACGGCCCGCGCACGGCCTGA
- a CDS encoding 5'-3' exonuclease, translating to MLLDTPSLYFRAFYGVPDSVTSPDGMPVNAVRGLLDMIATLVRQHSPREIVACMDADWRPAFRVAAIPSYKAHRVASGDQEEVPDTLAPQVPVIEEVLDALGIARVGVGGYEADDVIGTFAIAATTAVDIVTGDRDLFQLVDDDKPCRALYTVRGIRNLQVVDEAFVREKYGIPGRAYADFATLRGDPSDGLPGVPGIGEKTAAALITRFGSLPALLAALDEGGADGFPAGARNRLAAARDYLEVAPAVVGVAHDVPLPDVDVGLPAAPRDPERLVALSRKYGLDSPLNRLLATLG from the coding sequence ATGCTTCTCGACACCCCGTCGCTGTACTTCCGTGCCTTCTACGGGGTTCCGGACTCGGTGACCTCGCCGGACGGCATGCCGGTGAACGCGGTGCGCGGGCTCCTCGACATGATCGCGACCCTGGTCCGGCAGCATTCGCCCCGGGAGATCGTCGCGTGCATGGACGCCGACTGGCGTCCCGCGTTCCGGGTGGCGGCGATCCCGTCGTACAAGGCCCACCGGGTGGCGAGCGGCGACCAGGAGGAGGTGCCGGACACGCTGGCCCCGCAGGTGCCGGTGATCGAGGAGGTCCTGGACGCGCTCGGCATCGCCCGCGTCGGGGTCGGCGGCTACGAGGCCGACGACGTCATCGGCACGTTCGCGATCGCCGCGACCACGGCCGTGGACATCGTCACCGGCGACCGGGACCTGTTCCAGCTCGTGGACGACGACAAGCCGTGCCGGGCCCTTTACACAGTAAGGGGAATCCGGAACCTGCAGGTCGTCGACGAGGCCTTCGTCCGGGAGAAGTACGGCATCCCCGGACGGGCGTACGCCGACTTCGCGACGCTGCGCGGCGACCCAAGCGACGGCCTGCCCGGGGTCCCCGGCATCGGGGAGAAGACGGCCGCCGCGCTCATCACCCGCTTCGGGTCCCTCCCGGCCCTGCTCGCCGCGCTGGACGAGGGCGGCGCCGACGGCTTCCCGGCGGGCGCCCGGAACAGGCTCGCCGCCGCCCGCGACTACCTGGAGGTCGCCCCCGCCGTGGTCGGGGTGGCCCATGACGTGCCGCTGCCGGACGTCGACGTCGGCCTCCCCGCCGCGCCCCGCGACCCCGAACGGCTGGTCGCGCTGTCCCGGAAGTACGGCCTGGACAGCCCGCTCAACCGCCTGCTCGCCACCCTGGGCTAG
- a CDS encoding RNB domain-containing ribonuclease, whose amino-acid sequence MTIRLRDTANGLRDGFARIRGDFNLPDGFPEPVREEAERAAKAPDISAEDHTGLPLVTIDPPGSMDLDQALCIERRGPGYRVWYAIADVGAFVRPEGAIDGEARSRGETVYMTDGRVPLHPPVLSEGAASLLPGQTRPAVLWRLDLDAEGEIESVDLRRALVRSRDRLDYETVQATVDAGRAEGTLALLAEVGPLRLERERARGGLSLPTPDQEVVADGEGGYRLEFRGNQPCEAWNAQISLLTGIAAARIMLEAGVGVLRVLPQAGPEDVEKVRRVAAALGVPWPDGATYAGVVQSLDPAIPGHAAFLHESTVLLRGAAYTAFDGGPPGRSLHAAVGAPYAHVTAPLRRLVDRYGTEVCLAATAGRPVPEDVARALPDLPGRMAEGGRRAAGVERACVDLVEAAVLRPRIGEVFEAVVIDVTEGKPGGQVQVTDPAVIARCDGDRLPLGERIPVRLTRADPATREVRFTAA is encoded by the coding sequence ATGACGATCCGCCTCCGGGACACCGCGAACGGCCTCCGCGACGGGTTCGCCCGCATCCGCGGCGACTTCAACCTCCCGGACGGCTTTCCCGAGCCGGTGCGGGAGGAGGCCGAACGTGCCGCGAAGGCTCCGGACATCTCCGCCGAGGATCACACCGGCCTGCCGCTGGTGACGATCGACCCGCCCGGCTCGATGGACCTCGACCAGGCGCTGTGCATCGAGCGGCGCGGGCCGGGCTACCGCGTCTGGTACGCGATCGCCGACGTCGGAGCGTTCGTCCGGCCCGAAGGGGCGATCGACGGGGAGGCGCGGAGCCGTGGCGAGACCGTCTACATGACGGACGGACGGGTGCCGCTGCATCCCCCGGTCCTGTCGGAGGGCGCGGCCAGCCTGCTCCCCGGGCAGACCCGTCCCGCCGTGCTGTGGCGGCTCGACCTCGACGCCGAAGGCGAGATCGAGTCCGTGGACCTGCGCCGGGCGCTGGTCCGCAGCCGCGACCGGCTCGACTACGAGACGGTCCAGGCGACCGTGGACGCCGGCCGGGCGGAGGGCACGCTCGCCCTGCTCGCCGAGGTGGGACCGCTCCGGCTCGAACGGGAGCGGGCCAGGGGCGGGCTGTCGCTGCCGACGCCCGACCAGGAGGTGGTCGCCGACGGCGAGGGCGGCTACCGCCTGGAGTTCCGCGGCAACCAGCCCTGCGAGGCGTGGAACGCGCAGATCTCCCTGCTCACCGGGATCGCCGCCGCGCGGATCATGCTGGAGGCGGGCGTCGGCGTGCTGCGGGTGCTCCCCCAGGCCGGCCCCGAGGACGTCGAGAAGGTCCGCCGGGTGGCCGCCGCGCTCGGGGTGCCCTGGCCGGACGGCGCGACGTACGCCGGCGTCGTGCAGAGCCTCGATCCCGCGATCCCCGGGCACGCCGCGTTCCTGCACGAGTCGACGGTGCTGCTGCGCGGCGCGGCCTACACCGCCTTCGACGGCGGCCCGCCCGGGCGGTCGCTGCACGCCGCCGTCGGCGCGCCGTACGCGCACGTGACCGCGCCGCTGCGGCGTCTGGTCGACCGGTACGGCACGGAGGTCTGCCTGGCGGCGACGGCGGGCCGGCCGGTCCCCGAAGACGTCGCGCGGGCGCTGCCCGATCTGCCCGGGCGGATGGCCGAAGGCGGCAGGCGGGCCGCCGGGGTCGAGCGGGCCTGCGTCGACCTCGTCGAGGCGGCCGTGCTGCGGCCCCGGATCGGCGAGGTCTTCGAGGCGGTTGTCATCGACGTCACCGAGGGCAAACCGGGCGGGCAGGTCCAGGTGACCGACCCCGCCGTCATCGCCCGCTGCGACGGCGACCGGCTTCCGCTCGGCGAGCGCATCCCCGTACGGCTCACCCGCGCCGACCCCGCCACCCGCGAGGTCCGCTTCACCGCCGCCTGA
- a CDS encoding GDP-mannose 4,6-dehydratase, whose amino-acid sequence MRRALITGITGQDGSYLAELLLDKGYEVFGLLRGQNNPKAAWLERELPDVRVLSGDLLDLPGLIRVLARADPDEVYNLGAISFVAYSWENARMVADVTGGGVLNMLEAVRLQQERSGRQVRFYQASSSEMFGKAQAVPQNETTLLWPRSPYGVAKVFGHHMTVNYRETYGMHASSGILFNHESPRRGREFVTRKISRAVARIALGTQHELVLGNLDARRDWGFAGDYVKAMHLMLQQDQPDDYVIASGEAHSVREFLDAAFAYIGVDDWSRYVRTSARFVRPAEVDLLVGDWSKAKYVLGWKPEVGFEELVAMMIEADLDAEVRAEGRTAAEGAPQRPAFRSLSRANMTWTSPAAPGRAVPSSRPMAAW is encoded by the coding sequence GTGCGGAGAGCATTGATCACCGGAATCACCGGTCAGGACGGGTCCTATCTCGCGGAGCTGCTGCTCGACAAGGGCTATGAGGTGTTCGGGCTGCTGCGCGGCCAGAACAACCCCAAGGCCGCCTGGTTGGAACGCGAACTGCCCGACGTGCGCGTCCTCAGCGGCGACCTGCTCGACCTGCCCGGCCTCATCCGCGTCCTCGCCCGCGCCGATCCCGACGAAGTGTACAACCTGGGCGCCATCTCCTTCGTCGCCTACTCCTGGGAGAACGCCCGCATGGTCGCGGACGTCACCGGGGGCGGGGTGCTGAACATGCTGGAGGCGGTCCGCCTCCAGCAGGAGCGGAGCGGCCGGCAGGTGCGTTTCTACCAGGCGTCGAGCTCGGAGATGTTCGGCAAGGCGCAGGCCGTCCCGCAGAACGAGACCACCCTGCTGTGGCCGCGCTCGCCGTACGGGGTCGCGAAGGTCTTCGGCCACCACATGACCGTCAACTATCGCGAGACCTACGGCATGCACGCCAGCTCGGGCATCCTGTTCAACCACGAGTCGCCGCGTCGCGGCCGCGAGTTCGTCACGCGCAAGATCTCGCGCGCGGTGGCGCGGATCGCGCTGGGCACGCAGCACGAGCTGGTTCTCGGCAACCTGGACGCCAGGCGCGACTGGGGGTTCGCCGGGGACTACGTGAAGGCGATGCACCTCATGCTGCAACAGGATCAGCCGGACGACTACGTCATCGCGAGCGGGGAGGCCCACTCCGTGCGCGAGTTCCTCGACGCCGCCTTCGCCTACATCGGCGTGGACGACTGGTCCCGGTACGTGCGCACCTCCGCGCGTTTCGTCCGGCCCGCCGAGGTCGACCTGCTCGTCGGCGACTGGAGCAAGGCCAAGTACGTCCTGGGCTGGAAGCCGGAGGTGGGGTTCGAGGAGCTGGTCGCCATGATGATCGAGGCCGACCTGGACGCGGAGGTCCGCGCCGAGGGCCGCACCGCCGCCGAAGGGGCCCCTCAGCGGCCCGCCTTCCGGTCCCTGAGCCGGGCGAACATGACGTGGACGAGCCCGGCGGCGCCCGGCAGGGCCGTGCCGAGCAGCAGGCCCATGGCCGCGTGGTAG
- a CDS encoding beta-ketoacyl synthase N-terminal-like domain-containing protein — protein sequence MDIDPAHRVLLGRALATIEDLEARLRRAERDRAAPIAVPIAVVGAGCRLPGRIRGAAEFWRALRDGADLVGALDRRTAGADASPGGYVTGLPGAYLDDVDRFDDEFFGIPPGEAAVMDPQQRLLLETACDALDHAGMPRETVRGSVTGVFLTLGTHDYWQVGVSRLGAAPRHDHAVLNNSHSTACARMSYLLGVRGPSLTIDAGCSSALLATHLAARSLRTGECDAALVGAVNLMMAESSGAGIAEAGLLSPDGRCRTFDAGADGYGIGEGCGVVVLKRLADAERDGDRVLAVLSGSAVNHNGGGPGYGVPAVSAQREVIRAAYEDAGVPAWTATYVESHGTGTPMGDAAELRALAAELLPGRPAGRPLVVGAVKTNVSHLFAASGVIGLIKAVLCLHHGEIPGNLHFTRPHPDLGPLPPEIVIPGATRPWPRGGEPRVAGVSAFAAGGSNAHLVVTDPPAGAVTGGGPAADDGPRPVLVPVSAHDEAASRALAAGLADLLDRGGPGITPADVAYTAARRRSHHAHRGAVTGRTAGELATALRRLAEGRSGPAARAGRASVAVRTAWCLGAGADWPVVASLAGGEPVRRLLAEAAPLVTAETGVDPAFVDWAELAAAHRSGRPAPGPGTAPYDPAATRVLTVLAQIALGHWWRSLTGEPALVLCTGLGVPAARHLVGGRSLEDTIKSVLADDGPDDGLPDEGGPAALRRYDDPAALAAAASELARDGRHGVVEIGPVRVPPGADPGAAGPGTPVLDALGRLYCRGVDVRWDVLYPTGRHVDLPPYPWADRRHWWGPPPGGRDAKEPRE from the coding sequence ATGGACATCGATCCGGCGCACCGGGTCTTGCTCGGCCGCGCGCTGGCGACCATCGAAGATCTGGAGGCCCGCCTCCGGCGGGCCGAGCGGGACCGCGCCGCGCCGATCGCCGTGCCGATCGCCGTGGTGGGGGCCGGCTGCCGCCTGCCCGGCCGGATCCGCGGCGCCGCCGAGTTCTGGCGTGCCCTGCGGGACGGCGCCGATCTGGTCGGCGCGCTCGACCGGCGGACGGCCGGGGCCGACGCCTCGCCCGGCGGGTACGTGACCGGCCTGCCGGGCGCCTACCTCGACGACGTCGACCGGTTCGACGACGAGTTCTTCGGCATCCCGCCGGGCGAGGCGGCCGTCATGGACCCGCAGCAGCGGCTCCTGCTCGAGACGGCCTGTGACGCCCTCGATCACGCGGGCATGCCGCGCGAGACGGTACGGGGCAGCGTGACCGGCGTCTTCCTGACCCTCGGCACCCACGACTACTGGCAGGTGGGCGTCTCCCGGCTCGGCGCCGCGCCGCGGCACGACCACGCCGTGCTCAACAACTCCCACAGCACCGCCTGCGCCCGGATGTCGTACCTGCTGGGCGTCCGTGGCCCGAGTCTGACCATCGACGCCGGCTGTTCGTCGGCCCTGCTCGCGACGCACCTGGCGGCCCGGAGCCTGCGGACGGGCGAGTGCGACGCGGCGCTGGTCGGGGCGGTGAACCTGATGATGGCCGAATCCTCGGGCGCCGGCATCGCCGAGGCGGGCCTGCTGTCGCCGGACGGCCGCTGCCGCACGTTCGACGCCGGGGCGGACGGCTACGGGATCGGCGAGGGCTGCGGCGTGGTGGTGCTCAAACGCCTCGCGGACGCGGAACGGGACGGCGACCGGGTGCTCGCCGTGCTGAGCGGCAGCGCGGTCAACCACAACGGCGGCGGCCCCGGGTACGGCGTCCCCGCCGTCTCCGCCCAGCGCGAGGTCATCCGCGCGGCCTACGAGGACGCCGGGGTCCCGGCGTGGACCGCGACGTACGTGGAGAGCCACGGCACCGGCACCCCCATGGGCGACGCGGCCGAGCTGCGCGCGCTCGCCGCGGAGCTGCTGCCCGGCCGGCCGGCCGGCCGGCCGCTCGTGGTGGGCGCCGTCAAGACCAACGTGTCGCACCTGTTCGCCGCGTCGGGCGTCATCGGCCTCATCAAGGCCGTGCTGTGCCTGCACCACGGGGAGATCCCGGGGAACCTGCACTTCACCCGGCCGCATCCCGACCTCGGGCCGCTTCCCCCGGAGATCGTCATCCCCGGCGCCACGCGCCCGTGGCCGCGGGGCGGCGAGCCCCGGGTCGCCGGGGTCAGCGCGTTCGCCGCCGGCGGCAGCAACGCCCACCTGGTCGTGACCGACCCGCCGGCCGGGGCCGTGACCGGCGGCGGGCCCGCGGCGGACGACGGCCCGCGCCCGGTTCTGGTCCCGGTGTCCGCCCACGACGAGGCGGCCTCGCGCGCGCTGGCGGCAGGGCTCGCGGACCTGCTGGACCGCGGCGGCCCCGGGATCACCCCGGCCGACGTGGCGTACACGGCGGCGCGGCGGCGTTCGCACCACGCGCACCGGGGGGCGGTGACCGGCCGCACGGCCGGGGAACTCGCCACGGCGCTGCGCCGGCTCGCCGAGGGCCGGAGCGGACCCGCCGCGCGGGCGGGGCGGGCCTCCGTCGCCGTGCGCACCGCGTGGTGCCTCGGCGCCGGCGCCGACTGGCCGGTCGTTGCGTCCCTCGCCGGCGGCGAACCGGTTCGCCGGCTCCTCGCCGAGGCGGCGCCTCTGGTGACCGCCGAGACCGGTGTCGATCCGGCGTTCGTCGACTGGGCGGAGCTCGCCGCCGCCCACCGGTCCGGCCGTCCTGCGCCGGGGCCGGGCACGGCGCCGTACGACCCGGCGGCGACGCGGGTGCTCACCGTGCTGGCGCAGATCGCCCTGGGACACTGGTGGCGGTCGCTGACCGGCGAACCGGCCCTGGTGCTGTGCACGGGGCTGGGCGTGCCGGCCGCCCGTCACCTCGTCGGCGGGCGATCACTGGAAGACACGATCAAGTCGGTGCTGGCGGACGACGGCCCGGACGACGGCCTCCCGGACGAGGGGGGCCCGGCCGCGCTGCGCCGATACGACGACCCGGCCGCGCTCGCCGCCGCGGCGTCCGAACTGGCGCGGGACGGCCGGCACGGCGTCGTGGAGATCGGCCCGGTCCGCGTGCCGCCCGGCGCCGATCCCGGCGCGGCCGGCCCCGGAACGCCGGTGCTGGACGCGCTCGGACGGCTGTACTGCCGCGGTGTGGACGTGCGATGGGACGTCCTGTATCCCACGGGACGCCATGTCGACCTGCCGCCCTATCCCTGGGCGGACCGGCGGCACTGGTGGGGCCCGCCGCCCGGCGGGCGGGACGCGAAGGAGCCGCGGGAATGA